From the genome of Ziziphus jujuba cultivar Dongzao chromosome 6, ASM3175591v1, one region includes:
- the LOC107424054 gene encoding disease resistance-like protein DSC1, protein MASSSLSLEEKYDVFLSFRGEDTRNTFASYLYAALSAKQILTFMDHELERGDEISPTLSNAIEESKISVIIFSENYSSSTWCLDELVHILECKKTRGQIVMPIFYGVDPSVVRKQRGSYGASFAELEERFKDRMEKMHQWKAALTEASNLCGLDSKDFRPENKLVQKIVEDISLKLPKYLSMDEHFKGRFIGIEKHIKKIELLLSIGTKDIRIIGIWGMAGIGKTTLASAIFQRFSYFQFESYCFLWNVREEYLRHGPNHLRKKLLSELLSDESILRMDTPFVASSFIRKKLCRKKVLIVLDDVDSSIKLEALVEGYDHFAPGSRIIITTRNRQVLIKKEADDIYKLEGLNEIESLELFNLHAFGKSSPPKDYEMLLNHVTSYADGNPLALKVLGSFLHSKSTDEWESALNKLKKIPNKDILDVLRISYDGLDDKGVQNLFLDIACLIDQSFTRDDVENMLDVGDSFVKIGLTVLIEKSLIECRKDNELWMHDLLRQVGKTIVCDEHKEPGKRSRLWDVEDVCHVLERNTGTAAVEGISFNMSEIHKDIKLCHATFSEMYNLRILKICSDNIGNKFKLYLPQGLGSYLPDKLTYLQWDLYPLKSLPSNFSPENLVELVLRGSHVRKLWDNHEVKSLPVLRRIDLSYSKFLIQLPDLSQSSDLESINLEGCTSLVQVLSSLQNLEKLTYLNLNGCSKLRDLEDISKRTEGYLDAARLGGVKNLWKDFTYLKSCIQSFTGNLCLYSSQAHISQKFAPNIRYLDLSETAIETVPPSIEYLLGLVKLDLSYCKRLKSFPTSICHLNSLESLDLRGCEKLKTFPEILEPMEHLRKLLLSFSGIKELPESIENLVSLEDLFIDSCKDLEFLPNSLCNLRNLETIGLHFCSKIQKLPSLPPSLHQLQVDNCERLKSLPELPSLCFDLSAIGCTSLENISKWRAPLLHHLADYIVDRYFDDYIDFYGCEKLDQNTHNTMIAHRAIIQILARIKFGRVRPYHSFFYPGDEIPEWFNHQTCGTSINNIMLPPYWNDGDFLALAFCIVFHWNKIDRNATLDTSCKLNFKTIDDGSLYEYHNYTSSHKYNKFSSDHVFIWYVERLSLESSKEMNGLDWPSTCSTEASFHVCPVYPFLGNVNNNESEYGEIKKFGVRFVYKQDMERCDAETERKNKRNFNECCESSGSEAVGSLEVEDDGESHSKKLKLM, encoded by the exons ATGGcttcttcctctctttctcttgaaGAAAAGTATGACGTGTTTCTCAGTTTCAGAGGTGAGGACACGCGCAATACATTCGCTAGCTATCTTTACGCAGCTTTATCAGCAAAGCAGATCTTAACTTTCATGGATCACGAGCTTGAGAGAGGGGATGAAATTTCACCCACACTTAGCAACGCCATCGAAGAATCTAAGATTTCGGTAATCATTTTCTCGGAAAACTATTCTTCGTCcacatggtgtttggatgaacttgTGCATATACTTGAATGCAAGAAAACAAGAGGGCAGATTGTTATGCCAATCTTCTACGGCGTAGATCCATCGGTTGTACGAAAACAGAGAGGGAGCTATGGAGCTTCATTTGCTGAACTTGAAGAACGTTTCAAAGATAGAATGGAGAAGATGCACCAGTGGAAGGCTGCGTTGACAGAAGCCTCTAATCTATGCGGGTTGGATTCGAAGGATTTCAG GCCGGAAAACAAATTAGTTCAAAAAATTGTTGAAGACATTTCATTAAAATTGCCGAAATATCTATCGATGGATGAGCATTTCAAGGGACGTTTTATTGGAATTGAAAAGcatatcaaaaaaattgaattgctATTATCCATTGGCACAAAAGATATTCGCATTATAGGTATCTGGGGAATGGCAGGTATTGGCAAGACAACCCTTGCTAGTGCCATATTTCAAagattttcatattttcaatttgaaagttactgCTTTCTTTGGAATGTTAGGGAAGAATATTTAAGACATGGACCAAATCATTTGAGAAAGAAACTTCTGTCTGAGTTATTAAGTGATGAATCTATTCTAAGGATGGATACCCCATTTGTAGCATCATCTTTTATTCGTAAAAAACTCTGCCGTAAAAAGGTCCTTATTGTTCTAGATGATGTGGATAGTTCAATCAAATTAGAAGCCTTAGTAGAGGGATATGATCACTTTGCACCTGGGAGTAGAATCATTATCACAACTAGAAACAGGCAAGTGCTAATTAAAAAAGAAGCTGATGATATTTACAAGCTTGAAGGGTTGAATGAGATTGAATCTTTAGAGCTTTTCAATTTGCATGCTTTTGGAAAAAGTTCTCCTCCAAAAGATTATGAAATGCTGTTAAACCATGTGACCAGCTATGCTGATGGAAATCCATTAGCTCTGAAAGTCTTGGGTTCTTTCTTGCATTCCAAAAGCACAGATGAATGGGAAAGTGCATTAAATAAACTGAAAAAAATTCCTAACAAGGACATTTTAGATGTTCTGAGAATCAGTTACGATGGACTAGATGATAAAGGGGTCCAAAATCTATTTCTTGACATTGCATGTCTAATTGATCAATCTTTTACCAGAGATGATGTAGAAAACATGTTAGATGTGGGTGATTCATTTGTGAAAATAGGATTAACTGTTCTTATTGAAAAGTCTTTGATTGAATGTCGTAAAGACAACGAGCTATGGATGCACGATTTGTTGCGGCAGGTGGGTAAGACAATTGTCTGTGATGAACACAAAGAACCTGGCAAACGTAGTCGATTGTGGGATGTTGAAGATGTTTGCCATGTCTTGGAAAGAAATACA GGAACTGCAGCGGTTGAAGGCATCTCATTCAACATGTCTGAAATTCATAAAGACATAAAATTGTGCCATGCAACCTTCTCAGAGATGTATAATCTACGAATTCTCAAAATTTGTTCTGACAATATTGGTAATAAGTTCAAACTGTACCTCCCCCAAGGTCTTGGTTCTTATCTTCCTGATAAGTTAACATATCTTCAATGGGATTTGTATCCTTTAAAATCTTTGCCATCAAATTTTTCTCCTGAAAATCTTGTTGAACTGGTACTACGTGGCAGTCATGTTCGAAAACTTTGGGACAATCATGAAGTTAAG TCTCTTCCAGTGTTAAGAAGGATCGATCTCAGTTATTCCAAGTTCCTTATTCAACTACCAGATCTGTCACAGTCTTCAGATCTGGAAAGTATAAATCTTGAAGGGTGTACAAGTTTGGTTCAGGTTCTTTCATCTCTTCAAAATCTTGAGAAGCTTACTTATCTAAATCTAAATGGCTGCTCCAAACTCAGAGATCTTGAAGATATATCAAAGAGAACAGAGGGATACTTGGATGCTGCAAGGCTAGGAGGCGTTAAGAATCTTTGGAAGGATTTCACATATCTCAAAAGTTGCATCCAAAGTTTTACAGGCAATTTATGTCTCTACTCATCTCAGGCTCACATTTCTCAAAAGTTTGCACCCAATATAAGATATTTAGATTTGAGTGAGACAGCAATAGAAACCGTGCCCCCATCAATTGAGTATCTGTTGGGTCTTGTTAAATTAGATTTGTCATATTGTAAAAGACTTAAAAGTTTTCCAACAAGCATTTGTCATTTGAATTCTCTTGAATCATTAGATCTACGTGGTTGTGAGAAATTGAAAACGTTTCCAGAAATCTTGGAGCCCATGGAACACTTGAGAAAACTTTTGTTATCTTTCTCAGGGATTAAAGAGTTGCCAGAGTCCATTGAAAATCTAGTATCCCTCGAAGATTTATTTATAGATAGTTGTAAGGATCTTGAGTTTCTCCCCAACAGTCTATGTAATTTAAGGAACCTTGAGACGATAGGGCTTCACTTctgttcaaaaattcaaaaattgccTTCCCTTCCACCGTCTTTGCACCAATTGCAGGTGGATAATTGTGAGAGATTGAAATCTTTACCGGAGCTTCCATCGCTGTGTTTTGATTTGTCTGCAATTGGCTGCACATCACTGGAGAACATTTCAAAATGGAGGGCTCCACTATTACACCATCTGGCCGATTACATTGTAGATAGGTATTTTGATGATTATATTGACTTTTACGGATGTGAAAAATTGGATCAGAATACACACAACACCATGATAGCTCATCGTGCAATAATTCAAATTCTGGCTCGTATAAAATTTGGAagg GTCAGACCTTATCACAGTTTTTTCTACCCAGGAGATGAAATTCCGGAGTGGTTCAACCATCAAACTTGTGGGACttcaatcaataatattatgCTTCCTCCATATTGGAATGACGGTGACTTCTTGGCTTTAGCTTTCTGTATTGTTTTTCATTGGAATAAAATTGACAGAAATGCAACGTTAGATACTAGTTGTAAACTGAATTTCAAAACCATCGATGATGGTAGTCTTTACGAATATCATAATTATACTTCGTCCCACAAGTATAACAAGTTCAGTTCAGATCACGTGTTCATTTGGTATGTAGAAAGACTGTCTTTGGAATCTAGCAAAGAAATGAATGGACTAGATTGGCCCTCTACTTGTAGTACTGAGGCCTCTTTCCATGTCTGTCCTGTTTATCCATTTTTAGGCAATGTCAACAACAATGAAAGTGAGTATGGCGAGATTAAGAAGTTTGGGGTTCGGTTTGTATACAAACAAGACATGGAGAGATGTGATGCAGAAACCGAAAGAAAGAATAAGAGAAACTTCAATGAATGTTGTGAATCAAGTGGAAGTGAAGCTGTTGGCTCTCTTGAGGTAGAAGACGATGGTGAATCACATTCTAAGAAACTTAAGCTTATGTGA